The following are encoded in a window of Panicum virgatum strain AP13 chromosome 5N, P.virgatum_v5, whole genome shotgun sequence genomic DNA:
- the LOC120675566 gene encoding uncharacterized protein LOC120675566: MKYDDPSLINHGERAKPSSCSTTAAARAPTRIDDSTHPLYHPLPVVVAVADPMRAGAIFASCAANLAPLQTPQIPLQAEAQGGVAEAAGHGGSCCGTGADGIAMEFQYRAGDERRSRSPPLPTPSPPAALSTSGSGSADAQGSDDIPAERMRDAALVPWQAPPLPPPDVAVSDSADELRRQAEKARIRERSGSCKRRTSAWS, translated from the exons ATGAAATACGACGACCCGAGCCTCATTAATCATGGAGAGAGAGCGAAGCCGTCGTCTTGTTCGACTACGGCAGCAGCCCGTGCTCCAACGCGAATCGACGACTCCACGCACCCGTTGTACCACCCGCTCccggtcgtcgtcgccgtcgcagaTCCGATGCGCGCGGGGGCAATTTTTGCTTCCTGCGCAGCAAATCTCGCGCCATTGCAAACCCCCCAAATCCCCCTCCAAGCGGAGGCCCAAGGCGGCGTCGCAGAAGCGGCAGGCCATGGCGGGAGCTGCTGCGGCACCGGAGCAGACGGAATCGCCATGGAGTTCCAATaccgcgccggcgacgagcgccgcAGCCGGTCCCCGCCTCTGCCCACGCCCTCGCCACCAGCGGCGCTGAGTACTTCCGGCTCAGGGTCGGCAG ATGCCCAGGGCAGCGACGACATCCCGGCAGAGCGCATGAGGGATGCGGCCTTGGTGCCGTGGCAGGCTCCTCCGCTCCCACCGCCGGATGTGGCGGTGTCCGACTCCGCCGACGAGCTGCGGCGCCaggcggagaaggcgaggaTCAGGGAGCGGAGCGGATCCTGCAAGAGGAGGACAAGTGCTTGGAGCTAG